The genomic region ATGGCAACGACCCGGCCGGCCACCGCGAGGGTGGACGACCGGGTCGTAGCTGGCCCGGACGAGCAGGAGACGGGGCACCCGCCCGCCCGGTGGCTGAGTGGTGAGCTGCGGCCAGATGTCAGATCGCCTTGCCGTCACGCTGGGTGGCGGTGAGGTCGAACTTCACGGTGGTGCTGAGGCTCTTGAAGTCGTTGTCAGCGGTCTCCGGGAGCGTCAGGGTCACGCGAAGGTGGGACTCCTTGCCCACCGCGTTCAGCGCCTCGGCCACTCCGGCGAGCGTGCGGTCCGCGCCGAGCACCGCTCCCGGGGCCAGCGGCGCGGGCAGGACAGACTCCGTGGGGCAGGTCATGGTCTTGGTAGCAGCGTTGACGTTCCACTTGACAGCGCACGCGTCGATGGCGAGCTGCAGACCCTTGGTCGCGTCGCTGGTGAGCAGGTTGGACTGGGCCGCGGTGGTGGTGAGCGTGACCGTCTTGAAGTCGACGCTGTCCGCGGGGCGGGTCAGGGTGAGGGGGCGCTGGATGGAGTCACCGGGGACCATGCCCGCCACGGGGTCACTGATCTGGGCCTTGAGGTCCACGAACTCGACCTTGCCGGTGGCGACCGTCTGGTCGGCGGTGGTGGTGTCGGTGAAGGCACCGAAGGTGCCCATACCGGCGACCGACGCGGCACCCGCGAGGAGAGCAACCGATGCGATCACCTTCGTGGCAGTGGCACGGCGGGCGGGGCGGGTGATCTTGCGCATCGGGTTCTCCTTGGTCTGGTGCCAGCCGGATATCGGCTGGCGTTCTCTCGATAACCAGAACTCTGCCGCCCACGATTCAAGGCAAGGACCGGAAGATCCACGCCTTTGCCTCAAGGAAGGTGCAAGCGTTTCCAGGAGATCCTTCACGCAATCCCGAGAACCCCTCCTTCGGCGCCACAAGCGCCGACTCGGCGCACCATTCGCGCCGACTCGGCGCACCATTCGGGCCGACTCGGCGCACCATTCGGGCCGACTCGGCAAATGACAACGACCCGGCCGGCCACCGCGAGGGTGGACGACCGGGTCGTAGCTGGCCCGGGCGGGCAGGAGACGGGGCACCCGCCCGCCCGGGGGCCTGGTGCGGCCAGGCGTCAGCGGGCCTCGCCGGCGCGCTGGGTCGCGTCGAAGGTGAACGTGACGGTGGCGTTCTTGTTCTTGAGCGCGTTCTGGTCCGCCACCGTGTTCGGCAGGGCCAGCTTGACCCGCAGGTACGCCTCGCCCTCGGCGTTCACCCTGGTGACCGAGTCGGTCAGCGCGCGGTTCTGACCGACGACGTCGGTCTCCGCGATGACGGGGGTGGTCGTGCCACCGGTGCACGTCCAGGCCTTGCCGTCCTCGGTCCACGGCACGGAGCACTCGTCAACCGTGAGCTGGAGCCCCGTGGCCGCGGCCGTCAGCCCCGCCTCGCCGACCGCGGTGGTGGTGAGCTTCAGCGACTCGAAGGTCTCACTGTCCTTGTCCCGGATCAGGGTGACAGGGCGCTCGATCCAGTCGCCCGGGACCATGCCCTCGACGTCGGCGCTGAGCTGGGCCTTGAGGTCTACGAACTCGACGGTGCCGGTGGCGACCGCCTGGTTCGCGGTGGTGGTGTCGGTGAAGGCACCGAAGGTACCGAGACCGGCGACCGACGCGGCACCCGCGAGGAGAGCAACCGATGCGATGACCTTCGTGGCAGTGGCACGGCGGGCGGGGCGGGTGATCTTGCGCATCGGGTTCTCCTCGGTCTGGTGCCAGCCGGGTGTCGGCTGGCGTTCTCTCGATAACCAGAACTCTGCCGCCCCCGATTCAAGGCAAGGACCGGCAAAACCCCCTGCGTTGCCTCACGTTGTCTCAAGGAAAGGTGAAGCACCCGAGGGAGGGCGGCCGAGGGCGCCTCAGTCCTCCCAGAACACCCGGTCGACCACGGCGCGCGCCTTGCGGGTGCAGCGCAGGTGGTCGTTGACCATCTCCTCCGACTCCCCCGGCCCGTAGCCGAGGATGTTGGCCACCCCGACCCGCTCGCGGGTGTCGCGCGGCAGCTGGTCGCTGGGCTTGCCGCGCACCAGGGTCGCGGCGTTGCGGGTGCGCGACACCCGCCGCCAGGCGTGCTCGAGCACCTCGGCGTCCCCGGCCTCGATCAGTCCTGCCTCGAGTGCGGCCGACAGCGCGGAGAGCGTGCGCGGGGTGCGCAGCCCGGGGACCTGCCCGGCGAAGCGCATCTGGATCAGCTGCACGGTCCACTCGATGTCGGTGAGCCCGCCCGGCCCCAGCTTGAGGTGGGTCTGCGGGTCAGCGCCGCGCGGCAGCCGCTCACGGTCGACGCGTGCCTTGATCCGGCGTACCTCCAAGACGTCGTCGGCGCTGATGCCGGCCTCGGGGAAGCGCAGCGGGTCGATGAGCTCGGTGAACCGGCGGCGTACGTCGGGGTCGCCGACCACCGCGTCGGCGCGCAGCAGCGCCTGGGCCTCCCACACCTTCGACCAGCGCGCGTAGTAGGCGGCATAGGAGTCCAGGGTCCGCACCAGCGCGCCCTGCCGGCCCTCGGGGCGCAGGTCGGCGTCGACCTCGAGGGCCGGGTCCGAGCCGGGCGCGCCGAGCAGCCGGCGCAGCTCGTTGGCCACCGCCTGGGCGTACGACGAGGCCTGCTGCGGGTCGGCGCCGGGCACCGGCTCG from Nocardioides sp. dk884 harbors:
- a CDS encoding TasA family protein, whose protein sequence is MRKITRPARRATATKVIASVALLAGAASVAGMGTFGAFTDTTTADQTVATGKVEFVDLKAQISDPVAGMVPGDSIQRPLTLTRPADSVDFKTVTLTTTAAQSNLLTSDATKGLQLAIDACAVKWNVNAATKTMTCPTESVLPAPLAPGAVLGADRTLAGVAEALNAVGKESHLRVTLTLPETADNDFKSLSTTVKFDLTATQRDGKAI
- a CDS encoding TasA family protein, giving the protein MRKITRPARRATATKVIASVALLAGAASVAGLGTFGAFTDTTTANQAVATGTVEFVDLKAQLSADVEGMVPGDWIERPVTLIRDKDSETFESLKLTTTAVGEAGLTAAATGLQLTVDECSVPWTEDGKAWTCTGGTTTPVIAETDVVGQNRALTDSVTRVNAEGEAYLRVKLALPNTVADQNALKNKNATVTFTFDATQRAGEAR